In the Methanobrevibacter sp. genome, one interval contains:
- the glmM gene encoding phosphoglucosamine mutase, with amino-acid sequence MSDKKRLFGTFGVRRTANDVLTPEFASRLAACYGTQIKGTVAVGGDTRTSTVMLKQAVIAGLLSSGCDVVDLGILPTPGVQYAVRKYYDGGVMITASHNPPQYNGLKFLDEYGIGIPDEMDLAIEKLYFDEEPDRVPFSEIGQLYHNDKIIDEYVDEAVSKVDVEAIRKANLKVVVDCGSGAGCFTAPYLIRKLGCEVTTLNSQADGFFPGRDPEPIEENLQELIHVVKELNADIGLAHDGDADRTICIDEKGNFVLGDKTFTLVEKQMLKENNGGTIVTTVATSQAIYDVAEEFNGKVISTAVGDLLVARKLKDEEGLFGGEENGGLIFPDFVYGRDAVMTVAKILEIVAKESKPLSELVGELPVYYASKMKIECPDDEKEFVMSSIADEIKTTTDFELDLTDGVKILKEDGWVIIRPSGTEPIFRCFAESDSQAKADEMTDWGMSLIKKYKK; translated from the coding sequence ATGTCTGATAAAAAACGATTATTTGGGACTTTTGGAGTTAGAAGAACTGCAAACGATGTTTTAACTCCAGAATTCGCATCAAGACTTGCAGCTTGTTATGGTACACAGATTAAAGGAACAGTTGCAGTCGGTGGAGATACAAGAACTTCCACAGTAATGCTAAAGCAGGCAGTTATTGCCGGTCTTTTATCAAGTGGATGTGATGTAGTCGATTTGGGAATATTGCCTACCCCTGGTGTTCAATATGCTGTTCGCAAATATTACGATGGTGGAGTAATGATTACTGCTTCACATAACCCTCCGCAATACAACGGACTTAAATTTTTAGATGAATACGGTATTGGAATACCTGACGAAATGGATCTTGCAATCGAGAAACTGTACTTTGATGAAGAACCTGACAGAGTTCCATTTTCTGAAATAGGCCAGTTATACCATAATGACAAAATCATAGATGAGTATGTTGACGAAGCAGTCTCTAAAGTGGATGTTGAAGCAATCAGAAAAGCCAATTTGAAGGTTGTTGTTGATTGCGGCTCAGGTGCAGGATGCTTTACAGCACCATACCTAATCCGTAAACTTGGATGTGAAGTAACAACATTAAACTCACAGGCTGACGGATTTTTCCCTGGACGTGACCCTGAACCTATTGAGGAAAACCTGCAGGAATTGATTCATGTAGTAAAAGAACTGAATGCAGATATCGGTCTTGCTCACGATGGAGATGCGGACAGGACCATATGCATTGATGAGAAAGGAAATTTCGTTTTAGGGGATAAGACATTTACACTTGTTGAAAAGCAAATGCTTAAAGAAAACAATGGCGGAACAATTGTGACTACCGTTGCAACTTCACAGGCAATTTATGATGTTGCAGAAGAATTCAACGGCAAAGTTATATCTACTGCTGTTGGAGACTTGCTTGTTGCCCGTAAACTCAAGGATGAAGAGGGTCTGTTTGGTGGAGAAGAAAACGGAGGACTTATTTTCCCTGACTTTGTTTATGGAAGGGATGCAGTGATGACAGTTGCCAAGATTTTAGAGATTGTCGCTAAAGAGTCCAAACCGTTGTCCGAACTTGTTGGCGAGCTTCCGGTTTACTATGCAAGCAAAATGAAAATAGAATGTCCTGATGATGAAAAGGAATTCGTCATGTCAAGCATTGCTGATGAGATTAAAACAACCACTGATTTTGAACTTGACTTAACTGACGGCGTTAAAATATTAAAAGAAGATGGTTGGGTAATTATCAGACCTTCAGGAACCGAACCGATTTTCAGATGCTTTGCTGAGTCCGACTCACAAGCCAAAGCTGATGAAATGACAGATTGGGGAATGAGCCTGATTAAAAAATACAAAAAATAA
- a CDS encoding anaerobic ribonucleoside-triphosphate reductase activating protein, protein MYIGGSVISSVEFHGNMSLVIFMSKCPLACRYCHNVELLEDNTEKSFEEIKHEIDSSADFLDAIVISGGEPLVQPDAVIEILTYVREIGLKTKLDTSGIYPENLKKILDLDLLDYVSLDVKTTFSKYRKITGANVGFQVKKSMDLINQAGIHLEIRTTYVPTLHTKKDIINLVDEIEAEIYTIQQFRNKNVLDPALEKVDVPNPHDLAKLASEIKPYFDGIVKVKSGEFGEQVI, encoded by the coding sequence ATGTATATTGGCGGTAGCGTAATATCTTCTGTTGAATTTCATGGAAATATGAGTTTGGTCATTTTCATGTCCAAATGTCCATTGGCATGCAGATATTGTCATAACGTGGAATTGTTGGAAGATAATACTGAAAAATCATTTGAAGAAATTAAACATGAAATTGATTCATCAGCTGATTTTTTAGATGCTATTGTAATTTCCGGCGGAGAACCATTAGTACAACCAGACGCAGTAATTGAAATATTGACTTATGTTCGTGAAATCGGCTTAAAAACAAAACTCGATACAAGCGGAATATATCCGGAAAACCTTAAAAAAATATTGGATTTGGATTTGCTGGATTATGTTTCACTTGACGTTAAGACAACATTTTCAAAATATCGTAAAATAACAGGAGCAAACGTTGGTTTTCAAGTAAAAAAATCAATGGATTTGATAAATCAGGCAGGAATCCATCTGGAAATCAGAACAACTTATGTTCCAACTTTGCATACTAAAAAAGATATTATAAATCTTGTTGATGAAATTGAGGCCGAAATCTATACAATTCAACAGTTCAGAAATAAGAATGTGCTGGATCCGGCTTTGGAAAAAGTGGATGTTCCAAATCCTCATGATTTGGCTAAATTGGCAAGTGAAATTAAACCTTACTTTGATGGAATTGTTAAAGTAAAATCAGGAGAATTTGGTGAACAGGTAATTTAG
- a CDS encoding tetratricopeptide repeat protein, with product MPILSFSSNDIDVITGKKTRTIRKAWKTPLKVGDRLYCYWNLVSKEKMKIFEAFVTGVESIPFSEIKDNDELAREEGFKDSKDMLREFKKMYGGRIDPDEEFQIISFEKIHIDEWRGDKIDEKAMITKRADILFDSGKFDKSTMCYEAALKLDPHDVYLLNKQGDNLSRLGKFIEAIECYDKALELEPDNIYILNNKAIALLNSGNINEALKVSNIAYNYRPSSPIVLYWRGFILEMLGRYDDALKVYDKLIVIDGDNPEVWNSRGNLLTDMGMLEEAIESFDKAVEVCLDDSEMDASAINRMGNAYIDLGKLDEALECFNKAISLEKHNIDFLLNKGVVLMELGKFEEAVDSFNKVLLRNPDNEDAFFLKEECLEYF from the coding sequence ATGCCGATTTTGTCTTTTTCCAGTAATGATATTGATGTAATCACGGGTAAAAAAACCCGTACCATTCGTAAAGCATGGAAAACTCCTCTTAAAGTTGGAGATAGATTATATTGTTACTGGAATTTAGTTTCTAAAGAAAAGATGAAGATTTTTGAAGCTTTTGTCACTGGCGTTGAAAGCATTCCTTTTTCTGAAATTAAAGATAATGATGAACTTGCCCGTGAAGAAGGTTTTAAAGACTCTAAAGATATGTTAAGAGAATTTAAAAAGATGTATGGTGGCCGTATTGATCCTGATGAGGAGTTTCAAATCATCTCCTTTGAAAAAATTCACATTGATGAATGGCGAGGGGATAAGATTGATGAGAAGGCCATGATTACCAAAAGGGCAGATATCCTGTTTGACAGCGGTAAGTTTGACAAGTCAACAATGTGCTATGAGGCTGCACTTAAGCTTGACCCTCATGATGTTTACTTGCTTAACAAACAGGGGGATAATCTTTCGAGATTGGGCAAGTTTATTGAAGCCATTGAATGTTATGACAAGGCATTGGAATTGGAACCTGACAACATTTACATTTTAAACAATAAGGCTATTGCTCTTTTAAATTCAGGCAATATCAATGAGGCCCTGAAAGTAAGCAACATTGCTTATAACTATCGCCCGAGCAGTCCTATCGTATTGTATTGGAGAGGATTTATTTTAGAAATGCTTGGAAGATATGATGATGCCCTGAAAGTTTATGACAAGCTCATTGTTATCGATGGAGATAATCCTGAAGTATGGAACTCTCGTGGAAACCTTTTAACTGATATGGGGATGCTTGAAGAGGCAATTGAATCCTTTGATAAGGCTGTTGAAGTTTGTTTGGATGATTCTGAAATGGACGCATCAGCAATTAATCGTATGGGTAATGCTTATATTGATTTAGGCAAACTTGATGAAGCTTTGGAATGTTTTAACAAGGCGATTTCATTGGAAAAACATAATATTGACTTTTTATTAAATAAGGGTGTTGTTTTGATGGAACTGGGCAAATTTGAAGAAGCTGTTGACAGTTTCAATAAAGTTCTGCTTAGAAATCCTGATAATGAGGATGCATTTTTCCTAAAAGAGGAATGTTTGGAATACTTTTAG
- a CDS encoding CDC48 family AAA ATPase encodes MAENEITLKVAEAISQKDVGQGVARLDPNVMDDLDIHERDLIEIIGERRTAAIALPSQTDIGLGVIRIDGLVRKNSGATIGGEVTIKKAQATEAKKVVLAPTEDNIRVQGDVRGLFAGKVMVQGDIIGSQIRAPRPSMGRGFNSLFDELMDFTPAMREIKFAVVSTSPKDIVIVGPNTEVQLHESPVDVSKIEGVSNLVDVSYEDIGGLKEEVKKVREMIEIPLKRPELFEKLGIAPPKGVLMHGPPGTGKTLLAKAVASESDAHFILINGPEIMSKYVGGSEENLREYFEEAEENSPSIIFIDELDAIAPKREETNGEVERRTVAQLLTLMDGLKSRGQVVVIGATNRPDSLDPALRRPGRFDREIEIGVPDTEERKEVLEIHTRNMPLAEDVDLDKIANTTHGFVGADLESLCKEAAMRVVRRILPEIQNDEEIPKEVMEKIVVTGNDFKNAQKEIQPSALREVLVQIPDIKWDDVGGLEDVKQELKEAVEWPLKHPETFQRLGIRPPKGTLLYGIPGTGKTLLAKAVASESEANFISVKGPELLSKWVGESEKGVREVFRKAKQASPTVIFFDEIDAIASARSGNDTDSGVTKRVVNQLLTEMDGLEELEDVAIIAATNRPDILDTGLMRPGRFDRHIEVGQPDEEARKSIFEVHTKNMPLAGDVDLKKLAKNTDRYVGADIEAVCREAAMLALRDNLEAEEIPYKYFKDAIDKVKPGNTQIQEEQLVQYM; translated from the coding sequence ATGGCAGAAAATGAAATCACATTAAAAGTTGCAGAAGCAATTTCACAAAAAGATGTAGGTCAAGGCGTAGCGAGACTTGATCCAAACGTCATGGATGACCTAGATATCCATGAAAGAGACCTCATCGAAATCATTGGTGAGAGAAGAACTGCTGCTATCGCTCTTCCTTCACAAACAGACATAGGTCTTGGAGTAATCAGAATCGACGGATTAGTTCGTAAAAACTCCGGAGCAACCATTGGTGGAGAAGTAACAATTAAAAAAGCACAGGCAACCGAAGCTAAAAAAGTTGTTCTTGCACCAACCGAAGACAACATCCGTGTGCAAGGAGATGTCAGAGGATTATTTGCAGGAAAAGTAATGGTTCAGGGAGACATTATCGGATCTCAAATACGTGCACCAAGACCAAGTATGGGTAGAGGGTTCAACAGCTTATTTGATGAATTAATGGACTTTACACCTGCAATGCGTGAAATCAAATTCGCAGTAGTGTCAACCAGTCCTAAGGACATTGTTATAGTTGGACCTAATACTGAAGTACAATTACATGAATCCCCAGTGGATGTAAGTAAAATCGAAGGAGTAAGCAACCTCGTGGACGTAAGCTACGAAGACATTGGCGGACTAAAAGAAGAGGTCAAAAAAGTAAGAGAAATGATTGAAATTCCTCTTAAAAGACCTGAACTCTTTGAAAAATTAGGAATTGCTCCACCAAAAGGAGTATTGATGCATGGTCCACCTGGAACAGGTAAAACCTTACTGGCTAAAGCAGTAGCCAGTGAAAGTGACGCTCATTTCATCCTTATCAACGGACCTGAAATAATGAGCAAATATGTTGGCGGATCTGAAGAAAACCTCAGAGAATACTTCGAGGAAGCAGAGGAAAACTCACCTTCAATTATATTTATTGATGAATTAGATGCAATCGCTCCAAAAAGAGAGGAAACCAATGGAGAAGTTGAAAGAAGAACCGTTGCTCAACTTTTAACTTTAATGGATGGTCTTAAATCCCGTGGACAAGTGGTGGTTATTGGTGCAACCAACAGACCTGACTCACTTGACCCAGCACTCAGAAGACCTGGAAGATTTGACCGTGAAATCGAAATTGGAGTGCCAGACACAGAAGAGAGAAAAGAAGTGCTTGAAATACATACAAGAAACATGCCTCTTGCAGAGGATGTTGACCTTGACAAAATTGCAAATACCACCCACGGATTCGTGGGAGCAGATCTTGAGTCATTATGTAAAGAAGCAGCAATGAGAGTAGTCAGAAGAATACTTCCTGAAATACAAAACGATGAAGAGATTCCGAAAGAAGTGATGGAAAAAATCGTGGTAACCGGAAATGACTTCAAAAACGCACAAAAAGAGATTCAACCTTCAGCTCTAAGAGAAGTTCTCGTTCAAATCCCGGACATCAAATGGGATGATGTAGGAGGACTTGAAGACGTAAAACAAGAGTTAAAAGAAGCTGTTGAATGGCCATTAAAACATCCTGAAACCTTCCAACGCTTAGGAATAAGGCCTCCAAAAGGAACTCTACTCTACGGAATTCCTGGAACAGGTAAAACATTGCTTGCAAAAGCAGTGGCAAGTGAAAGTGAAGCAAACTTCATTTCAGTCAAAGGCCCTGAACTCCTATCCAAATGGGTTGGAGAGTCCGAAAAAGGAGTTCGTGAAGTATTCAGAAAAGCAAAACAAGCTTCTCCAACAGTGATCTTTTTCGATGAAATCGATGCAATAGCCAGCGCACGTAGCGGAAATGACACTGACAGCGGAGTGACAAAAAGAGTTGTCAACCAGTTATTAACAGAAATGGACGGATTGGAAGAGCTTGAAGATGTGGCAATCATTGCAGCAACCAACAGACCTGACATCCTTGATACAGGTTTGATGAGACCTGGAAGATTTGACAGACACATTGAAGTAGGTCAACCGGACGAAGAAGCAAGAAAATCAATCTTTGAAGTACATACCAAAAATATGCCACTTGCAGGAGATGTAGATCTTAAAAAACTAGCCAAAAACACTGACAGATATGTTGGAGCAGACATTGAAGCTGTATGCAGAGAAGCAGCAATGTTGGCTTTAAGAGACAACCTTGAAGCAGAAGAAATCCCATACAAATATTTCAAAGATGCAATAGATAAGGTGAAGCCTGGAAACACACAGATACAGGAAGAACAGTTAGTTCAATACATGTAG
- a CDS encoding exodeoxyribonuclease VII large subunit, with amino-acid sequence MKTNCEIMEITDEKLLRIALVTSLIGIIGLIAFTPTIEVKEVDIKDINRAMIDEEVRITGVITDIAQSSSKTSYFLTVNDGEAQIQLIIFENQVAEIQSKNLDIENFKNRQVEIVGTVTQYNSEMELILSSGDSLRIVN; translated from the coding sequence ATGAAAACCAATTGTGAAATCATGGAAATTACAGATGAAAAATTATTAAGGATTGCACTGGTAACTTCTCTGATTGGAATAATTGGCCTGATAGCCTTTACACCGACTATTGAAGTTAAGGAAGTTGACATAAAAGACATAAATCGGGCAATGATTGATGAGGAAGTCCGAATCACAGGAGTGATAACTGATATTGCCCAGTCAAGTTCAAAGACAAGCTACTTTTTAACGGTAAATGATGGAGAGGCCCAAATACAGCTCATAATCTTTGAAAATCAGGTTGCCGAGATTCAGTCAAAAAATCTTGACATTGAAAACTTCAAGAACCGTCAGGTCGAAATTGTCGGAACGGTTACACAATACAACTCCGAAATGGAATTGATTTTATCAAGCGGAGACAGCCTGAGAATTGTCAATTAA
- the thiC gene encoding phosphomethylpyrimidine synthase produces MTQKSEAQKGNITPEMEYVAQKENIDVNKLVKLIDNGKVVIPKNVNGHSKPCGIGEGLTTKVNANIGSSSKIDDIDLEIDKAKLAQEYGADALMDLSTGSDLKLFRKKIMEAVDLCIGTVPIYEAGVVTLNKNKEIIDMDPDDIFKAIENQAKEGVDFMTLHCGITKDLVEKLKSANRMMGIVSRGGTFMASWINHNGLENPLYENYDYLLELSYEYDITLSLGDGLRPGCLADASDIPQIQELVNLGTLVKRAQDANVQVMVEGPGHMPLNQIKANMEIQKTICHGAPFYVLGPLVTDIAPGYDHITGAIGGAIAATAGASFLCYVTPAEHLSLPSLEDVKEGVVASKIAAEAADVAKGLPQAWERERAMAHARKEFDWDEQFNLAIDKSKPRKYRDKCELDDDEMCAMCGEYCAVKIAKGDF; encoded by the coding sequence TTGACTCAAAAAAGTGAAGCACAAAAAGGTAACATAACTCCTGAAATGGAATATGTTGCACAAAAAGAAAATATTGATGTAAATAAGCTAGTTAAATTAATTGATAACGGAAAAGTTGTAATTCCAAAAAATGTCAACGGCCATTCAAAACCATGCGGAATCGGCGAAGGACTTACAACAAAAGTCAATGCCAATATCGGTTCATCATCAAAAATCGATGATATTGATTTGGAGATTGACAAGGCAAAGCTTGCTCAGGAATATGGTGCTGATGCACTGATGGACTTGTCAACAGGTTCTGATTTAAAATTATTCAGAAAGAAAATCATGGAAGCTGTGGATTTATGCATAGGTACCGTTCCGATTTATGAAGCAGGAGTTGTGACATTAAATAAGAATAAAGAAATCATTGACATGGATCCCGATGATATTTTCAAGGCAATTGAAAATCAGGCAAAGGAAGGAGTGGATTTTATGACACTCCACTGCGGAATAACCAAGGACCTTGTTGAAAAGCTTAAATCAGCAAACCGTATGATGGGAATCGTCAGCCGTGGAGGAACATTCATGGCATCATGGATCAACCACAACGGTCTGGAAAACCCATTATATGAAAACTATGACTATCTTCTGGAATTATCATATGAATACGACATTACACTATCTCTAGGCGACGGTCTAAGACCGGGCTGTCTGGCTGATGCTAGCGATATCCCTCAAATCCAGGAACTGGTCAATCTGGGAACATTGGTTAAAAGGGCACAGGATGCAAACGTGCAGGTCATGGTTGAAGGTCCTGGCCACATGCCGTTAAACCAGATTAAGGCCAATATGGAAATTCAAAAGACAATATGTCACGGTGCACCATTTTACGTTTTAGGCCCACTTGTAACTGACATTGCTCCAGGTTATGACCATATTACAGGTGCAATCGGCGGAGCAATAGCTGCAACAGCAGGTGCAAGCTTTTTGTGCTATGTAACCCCCGCAGAACACCTGTCACTCCCTAGTCTTGAAGATGTAAAGGAAGGAGTGGTTGCATCCAAGATTGCTGCTGAAGCGGCAGATGTTGCAAAAGGCCTTCCACAGGCATGGGAAAGGGAACGTGCAATGGCCCATGCCCGTAAGGAATTTGACTGGGATGAACAATTCAATTTGGCAATTGATAAATCAAAGCCAAGAAAATATCGTGACAAATGTGAATTGGATGATGATGAAATGTGTGCAATGTGCGGAGAGTACTGTGCAGTAAAAATAGCCAAGGGAGATTTCTAA
- a CDS encoding methanogenesis marker 8 protein yields MVKDKHVIEALGKVNVVIENGQITEVGPSTEMKYCPMFHAMHNVEELNEEFIRKNITFRIEDFGMCTPQRIIEMDDAITVGVSEILKTNLEEGNIDCVVGACDGAGTVIMTQPRVVQGVGARVSGLISTTPIPEVIEKLEQKDSIVLNPQTAELNQLEGLKIALKKGYKNIAITVIPSTMIEELRNYPVDDDVNIYIFVAHTTAVEPDIAEMLFENADIVTACASKYVRGYADEHELYYYGEKVPIFCASDEGRRLLDTRLKKINKPLSTNNHPRNKEDSPRKLL; encoded by the coding sequence ATGGTAAAAGATAAACATGTCATAGAAGCATTAGGAAAAGTAAATGTAGTAATCGAAAACGGACAAATAACAGAAGTTGGACCATCAACAGAAATGAAATACTGTCCAATGTTTCATGCAATGCATAATGTGGAAGAGCTAAATGAGGAATTCATCAGAAAAAACATCACATTCAGAATTGAAGACTTTGGAATGTGTACTCCTCAAAGAATAATAGAAATGGATGATGCAATAACTGTTGGAGTTTCAGAAATCCTTAAAACAAACCTTGAAGAGGGAAACATTGATTGTGTTGTCGGTGCATGTGACGGTGCAGGAACTGTCATAATGACTCAACCTCGTGTTGTTCAGGGAGTCGGCGCAAGAGTATCCGGATTAATCAGCACAACACCAATTCCTGAAGTGATAGAGAAATTGGAACAAAAAGACAGTATTGTGTTAAATCCGCAAACTGCAGAACTAAACCAACTTGAAGGGCTGAAAATTGCATTAAAGAAAGGTTATAAAAACATTGCAATAACTGTAATTCCATCAACAATGATTGAGGAATTAAGGAATTATCCTGTGGATGATGATGTTAATATTTATATTTTTGTAGCCCACACAACAGCAGTTGAACCGGACATTGCAGAAATGCTTTTTGAAAATGCAGATATTGTCACTGCATGTGCATCAAAATACGTAAGGGGATATGCAGATGAACATGAATTATATTATTATGGTGAAAAGGTACCTATATTCTGTGCAAGTGATGAGGGTCGTAGATTGCTAGATACTCGTCTTAAAAAAATTAATAAACCTTTATCAACAAATAATCATCCAAGAAATAAAGAGGATTCTCCTCGTAAATTATTGTAA
- a CDS encoding ATP-dependent DNA ligase, translated as MKYQELVDVYSALEATTKRLEKTEIIAEYLKTLDSDTIEKVGLLILGVVFPAWSSEEIGIGGKLVERAVAEAVGTTQAAVEDAVRDEGDIGLACIKLYAKKSQMTFFSQPLTIDFVFNSLRKLSQISGSRSTNRKIAIILELLSQASATEAKYLTRTITEELRIGVGDGVVRDAIAQAFNIDKAIVERAQMLTNDFSVVTRTAKEEGEEGLKKLNLTPGTPVKPMLAQLAPPLDEILPEMGEALCDTKYDGIRLQVHRNGDEIKIFTRRLENITHALPEIVELFNEHLPHEDYIVEGEVIATRDGKPLPFQNVLHRVRRKHNVEEAMENVPLKVYLFDVMHYKVPMIDEPLKLRRKTLESIVDTSVDEMNLSTMKYGTADNISEIQDLFEWSINEGHEGIMIKDTNSAYIPGLRGKKMLKYKAEPETLDMVVVGGIYGIGKRGDFVGSYLLALRDENNEFKTVALVGTGLDDATLEYLTGKMKELEISTKGREIIVEPKIVLEIAFSEIVESPEYETGYSLRFPVVKNIRKDKSPMDADTVERLLSMYQTGN; from the coding sequence ATGAAATATCAGGAACTGGTGGATGTCTACTCAGCACTTGAGGCAACCACCAAACGACTGGAAAAAACCGAAATCATAGCAGAGTATCTGAAAACTTTGGATTCAGACACCATTGAAAAGGTAGGTCTTTTAATCCTAGGAGTGGTTTTTCCGGCTTGGAGCTCAGAAGAAATCGGAATTGGCGGAAAACTTGTTGAAAGGGCAGTGGCAGAAGCTGTCGGCACAACACAGGCAGCCGTTGAGGATGCCGTTCGTGATGAAGGAGATATCGGTCTTGCATGCATCAAGTTATATGCCAAAAAGTCCCAGATGACATTTTTCTCACAACCCTTAACAATCGATTTTGTTTTCAACAGCCTTCGTAAATTGTCACAGATTTCCGGCTCAAGGTCCACCAATCGTAAGATTGCAATCATTTTGGAATTATTAAGCCAAGCCAGCGCAACAGAAGCAAAATACTTAACAAGAACAATTACAGAAGAGTTAAGAATTGGTGTTGGTGACGGTGTTGTTCGTGACGCAATAGCTCAGGCTTTCAATATTGACAAAGCAATTGTTGAGAGAGCTCAAATGCTTACCAACGATTTTTCAGTTGTTACAAGAACCGCCAAGGAGGAAGGTGAAGAGGGCCTTAAAAAACTTAATCTGACACCAGGAACTCCAGTAAAACCTATGCTTGCACAACTGGCGCCTCCACTTGATGAAATATTACCAGAAATGGGTGAAGCATTGTGCGATACAAAATATGACGGCATCAGACTGCAGGTTCACAGAAATGGTGATGAAATAAAGATTTTCACACGCAGACTTGAAAACATTACCCATGCACTGCCTGAAATCGTTGAGCTCTTTAATGAGCATCTCCCACACGAAGACTACATCGTGGAAGGAGAAGTAATAGCTACACGTGATGGCAAGCCTTTGCCTTTCCAGAACGTATTGCATCGTGTGCGCAGAAAGCACAATGTGGAAGAAGCAATGGAAAATGTGCCATTAAAAGTTTATCTGTTTGATGTAATGCATTATAAGGTTCCAATGATTGATGAACCTTTAAAACTCAGACGTAAAACCTTAGAAAGCATTGTTGACACATCAGTGGATGAGATGAACTTAAGTACAATGAAATATGGTACTGCAGATAACATATCTGAAATTCAGGACCTCTTTGAATGGTCAATTAATGAGGGCCATGAAGGAATCATGATAAAGGACACCAACTCAGCATACATTCCAGGTCTTAGAGGCAAAAAGATGCTCAAATATAAGGCCGAACCTGAAACATTGGATATGGTAGTTGTTGGTGGAATCTATGGAATTGGAAAAAGAGGAGATTTTGTCGGATCATACCTCCTGGCACTTCGTGACGAAAACAATGAGTTCAAAACTGTGGCACTGGTCGGAACAGGCCTTGATGATGCAACACTTGAATATCTCACAGGCAAAATGAAAGAGCTTGAGATTTCAACAAAAGGAAGGGAAATTATTGTTGAACCAAAAATCGTTTTAGAAATTGCATTTTCAGAGATTGTCGAATCCCCCGAGTATGAAACAGGTTACTCCTTGAGATTCCCTGTTGTTAAGAATATACGTAAGGATAAAAGTCCTATGGATGCAGATACCGTTGAAAGATTGCTTTCAATGTATCAAACAGGAAACTAA
- a CDS encoding PolC-type DNA polymerase III, producing MKVIYFDTETSGLDFIENEIIELAMLIVEDGRIEEYDKFINIGKDLPSKITEITGITDEDLITKGFSEKSIAEDLKNHLTSGTLMIAHNCQFDLSFVYYLLKRHYPLEADDIVKNLYWLDTVTVLKDRKEFPHKLIDAVKHYGIEEVNFHRAIDDTKALYNVVQALINERPDLEEYINIFGYNPKWGVSGPKFPFIEYKRQYYQNIGLVPENQTLPKK from the coding sequence ATGAAAGTAATATATTTTGATACAGAAACAAGCGGATTGGATTTCATTGAAAATGAGATAATTGAACTTGCAATGTTGATAGTTGAAGATGGCAGAATTGAGGAATATGATAAATTCATTAACATTGGAAAAGATTTGCCTTCTAAAATAACTGAAATCACAGGAATTACTGATGAAGATTTAATCACAAAAGGATTCAGCGAAAAAAGTATTGCAGAGGATTTAAAAAATCATCTAACTTCTGGAACATTAATGATTGCTCATAACTGTCAATTTGACCTATCATTTGTTTATTATTTGCTTAAAAGACATTATCCATTAGAAGCTGATGATATAGTTAAAAATCTTTATTGGCTGGATACTGTAACAGTATTAAAAGACAGAAAAGAATTTCCTCACAAATTGATAGATGCCGTAAAACACTATGGAATTGAAGAGGTTAATTTTCATCGTGCGATAGATGATACAAAAGCATTGTATAATGTTGTTCAGGCATTAATTAATGAAAGGCCTGATTTAGAAGAGTATATTAATATTTTTGGTTATAATCCTAAATGGGGAGTGAGTGGACCTAAATTTCCATTCATTGAATATAAACGCCAATACTATCAAAATATTGGTCTGGTTCCGGAAAATCAAACACTGCCTAAAAAATAA